In Senegalia massiliensis, a single genomic region encodes these proteins:
- a CDS encoding Cof-type HAD-IIB family hydrolase, translating into MNYKLVAIDLDGTLLDDNKILTVENRDILKKLIDKGVEIVIATGRRYWAAKNFMKDLNENIVIISNNGNVIRNIKDDKIILEKYINRKDFIYILEQGKKNNLYPIVHINGYEKGYDFLIEKNQDYKGYNNYLDNKEDRCKKINNFLEYKENNIMVLCYFGDYEKLNRFINIISQDDKRFSYHIMTNLKKVGPMLEIMNPLGSKWKSILEYSKGKGISREEIITLGDDNNDMEMIKNSGCGIAMKNANKQVKEVSDIISSEDNNNSGVAIELKKVFNIK; encoded by the coding sequence GTGAATTATAAATTAGTAGCTATTGATTTAGATGGTACACTTTTAGATGACAATAAAATATTAACTGTTGAAAATAGAGATATACTAAAGAAATTAATAGATAAAGGTGTTGAAATAGTAATAGCTACAGGTAGAAGATATTGGGCTGCAAAGAATTTCATGAAAGATTTAAATGAAAATATAGTTATTATATCAAATAATGGTAATGTAATAAGAAATATAAAGGATGATAAAATCATTTTAGAAAAATATATAAATAGAAAAGATTTTATTTATATTTTGGAACAAGGAAAGAAAAATAATTTATATCCAATAGTTCATATAAACGGGTATGAAAAAGGGTATGACTTTTTAATAGAAAAAAATCAAGATTATAAAGGATATAATAATTATCTAGACAATAAAGAAGATAGATGTAAAAAGATAAATAACTTTTTAGAATATAAAGAAAATAATATTATGGTATTATGTTATTTTGGTGATTATGAAAAATTAAATAGATTTATTAATATAATTTCTCAAGATGACAAAAGATTTTCATATCATATAATGACTAATTTAAAAAAGGTGGGTCCAATGCTCGAAATAATGAATCCTTTGGGATCAAAATGGAAGAGTATATTAGAATATTCTAAAGGTAAAGGGATTTCTAGAGAAGAGATAATAACACTAGGCGATGATAATAATGATATGGAAATGATTAAAAATTCCGGTTGTGGAATAGCTATGAAAAATGCTAATAAACAAGTAAAAGAAGTTTCCGATATAATTTCTAGTGAAGATAACAATAATTCTGGTGTAGCTATAGAATTAAAAAAAGTATTTAATATAAAGTAA
- a CDS encoding DUF378 domain-containing protein, protein MKIINLLSVLLILIGALNWGLVGIIKLNIVEALFKKDSIISRIIYSLIGIAGLYTILYLIL, encoded by the coding sequence ATGAAAATAATAAATCTTTTATCAGTTTTATTAATTTTAATAGGTGCATTAAATTGGGGTCTTGTTGGAATAATTAAACTTAATATAGTTGAAGCTTTGTTTAAGAAGGATAGCATTATATCAAGAATAATATATAGTTTAATAGGAATTGCAGGATTATATACAATTTTATATCTTATACTTTAA
- a CDS encoding peptidylprolyl isomerase, producing MDNKVLATVEGREITEQDIQQLLQSLGPQQAMQFNSEEGKKRLLEELINQELFYLDAKDKNMDEEAEFKFEMERAKSSLLKQYAMRSLLSGADASEEEVTEYYNENKESFKEGQQAKAKHILVESKEEAEKVQSEINEGLSFEEAATKYSTCPSKEKGGDLGYFTRGRMVPEFEEKAFNMEVGEISEPVKTQFGYHIIKLEDKKEEKQLLLYEVRDQIKQQLIGMKQNKIYIDKTNELKNKYSVDKK from the coding sequence ATGGACAATAAAGTATTAGCAACAGTAGAGGGAAGAGAAATAACAGAACAAGACATTCAGCAATTACTTCAAAGCTTAGGCCCGCAACAAGCTATGCAGTTTAATTCAGAAGAAGGTAAAAAAAGATTATTAGAAGAATTAATTAATCAAGAATTATTTTACCTTGATGCAAAAGATAAAAATATGGACGAAGAAGCTGAATTTAAATTTGAAATGGAAAGAGCAAAATCAAGTTTATTAAAGCAATATGCTATGAGAAGCTTATTGAGTGGTGCAGATGCATCTGAAGAAGAAGTAACTGAGTATTATAATGAAAATAAAGAATCATTTAAAGAGGGACAACAAGCTAAAGCTAAACATATTTTAGTTGAGAGTAAAGAAGAAGCTGAAAAAGTACAATCAGAAATCAATGAAGGATTAAGCTTTGAGGAAGCAGCTACAAAATACTCTACTTGTCCATCAAAAGAAAAAGGTGGAGATTTAGGATATTTTACTAGAGGAAGAATGGTACCAGAATTTGAAGAAAAAGCATTTAATATGGAAGTAGGAGAAATAAGTGAACCTGTAAAAACTCAATTTGGTTATCATATAATAAAATTAGAAGATAAAAAAGAAGAAAAGCAGTTATTATTATATGAAGTAAGAGATCAAATTAAACAACAACTTATTGGAATGAAGCAAAATAAAATTTATATCGATAAAACAAATGAACTTAAAAATAAATATAGTGTAGATAAAAAATAA
- a CDS encoding asparagine synthase, protein MNIKEGSIPTALGAVVTTAGLISRQKAKKSLAWGVVGFGLAHIVLGSIDYFQHKNDNL, encoded by the coding sequence ATGAATATAAAAGAAGGTTCTATTCCAACTGCGCTTGGAGCTGTAGTTACTACAGCTGGATTAATTTCAAGACAAAAAGCTAAAAAAAGTTTAGCATGGGGAGTAGTAGGTTTCGGTCTTGCACATATAGTTTTAGGTAGTATAGATTATTTTCAGCACAAAAATGACAACCTATAA
- a CDS encoding sensor histidine kinase, which produces MVFYILGSLINSISIIAILSFILSKVSVVRQLISKKESNYIDKFIFSIFFGILGIVGTYSGIPVDGALANSRIIGVFVGGLFGGPFVGMMSGLIAGIHRWSIDIGGFTALACAISTTVEGIMAGMLSKKFFSSNNKWLFSLFFGAIAEVIQMIIIITVATPLSEAINLVSIIGIPMIIANGIGISITIAIVNSVLKDKEREGAFQAERALKIANETLPYFRQGFNIETSKKIADIIYDMTSFKAVSLTNRDIILAHKGEGEDHHCAENKIKTDLTKQVIYSGKYKIANNSIEILCKKNKCKLRSAIIVPLKEGEKIVGTLKLYKTRENSISPVDVKLALGLGSLFSTQIELRRIEEYKELATKSELTALQAQINPHFLFNAINTIVSLIRTKPDRARELLLHLGFYFRKNLYKTEELVTLSTELEHVKSYLEIEQARFGDKLDIKFNIEKNLEVKIPPLLIQPIVENSIKHGIMNKLEGGEIIISAFSKDEMTQITVEDNGEGIEDKKVKDILSGNINNESIGLLNVHKRIQLIYGSDYGLNIKSDKGMGTEVTILLPKEEVIL; this is translated from the coding sequence ATGGTTTTTTATATTTTAGGAAGTTTGATTAATAGCATAAGTATAATAGCAATACTTTCATTTATACTATCTAAGGTTTCAGTAGTAAGACAACTTATTTCTAAGAAAGAGTCAAACTATATAGATAAATTTATTTTTTCTATATTTTTTGGGATATTAGGTATAGTTGGAACATATTCAGGTATTCCTGTTGATGGTGCATTAGCTAATTCTAGAATAATCGGAGTTTTTGTAGGAGGACTTTTTGGAGGTCCATTTGTAGGAATGATGTCAGGACTTATTGCTGGAATACATAGATGGAGTATAGATATAGGAGGATTTACTGCTCTTGCATGTGCAATATCAACTACAGTAGAAGGTATAATGGCGGGAATGCTTAGTAAAAAGTTTTTTAGCTCTAATAATAAATGGTTATTTTCTCTATTCTTTGGTGCTATTGCAGAGGTAATTCAAATGATTATAATAATAACTGTAGCTACTCCCTTAAGTGAAGCAATAAATCTTGTTAGTATAATAGGAATACCTATGATAATAGCAAATGGAATAGGAATATCTATTACTATTGCTATAGTTAATAGTGTATTAAAAGATAAAGAAAGAGAAGGTGCATTTCAAGCAGAAAGAGCACTTAAAATTGCAAATGAAACTTTACCTTATTTTAGGCAAGGTTTTAATATTGAAACTTCTAAAAAAATAGCAGACATAATATATGATATGACTTCATTTAAAGCAGTTTCATTAACTAATAGAGATATTATACTTGCTCATAAGGGAGAAGGTGAAGATCATCATTGTGCAGAGAATAAAATAAAGACAGACTTAACAAAACAAGTTATATATTCAGGCAAATATAAAATAGCTAATAATTCAATAGAAATTTTATGCAAAAAAAATAAATGTAAATTAAGATCAGCTATAATTGTACCATTAAAAGAAGGAGAAAAAATAGTTGGAACTTTAAAGTTATATAAAACAAGAGAAAATTCTATTTCACCAGTTGATGTGAAACTTGCACTTGGACTAGGATCTTTATTTTCTACCCAAATCGAGTTAAGACGAATTGAAGAATATAAAGAGCTAGCGACTAAATCTGAATTAACTGCACTTCAAGCACAAATAAATCCGCACTTTTTATTTAATGCTATAAATACAATTGTTTCTTTAATAAGAACAAAACCTGATAGAGCAAGAGAACTATTATTACATTTAGGATTTTATTTTAGAAAAAACTTATATAAAACTGAAGAATTAGTAACTTTATCCACAGAGTTAGAACATGTAAAATCATATTTAGAGATAGAACAAGCAAGGTTTGGAGATAAATTAGATATTAAGTTCAATATAGAAAAAAACTTAGAAGTTAAAATTCCACCACTTTTAATTCAACCTATAGTTGAAAATTCTATAAAACATGGAATAATGAATAAGCTAGAAGGAGGAGAAATTATCATAAGTGCATTTAGTAAAGATGAGATGACTCAGATTACTGTTGAAGACAATGGAGAAGGTATAGAAGATAAAAAGGTTAAAGATATATTATCAGGAAATATAAATAACGAATCTATAGGGTTATTAAATGTACATAAAAGAATACAACTAATATATGGAAGTGATTATGGCTTAAATATTAAAAGTGATAAGGGTATGGGTACCGAAGTAACTATATTATTACCAAAAGAGGAAGTGATATTATGA
- a CDS encoding LytR/AlgR family response regulator transcription factor, with product MKLKVLVVDDELPAREEIKYLLEKYDDIEIIYEANNGIIAFDLIQKFEPDIIFLDINMPKISGIELADKIINTNNIKTPLIVFITAYDEYAIKAFELNAIDYLLKPIGENRLEKTLKKIKKNLKLNDKKMQQNIDTIVNQLQNKKQSDSIKLTLYKDGAFYPISTKNIIFSTVEDKNTVIITTKGKFIYHDSLSHLERNINKNNFFRSHRSFVINVDYIEKIEPWFNNTYNVKLKGYNENIPVSRGQVKQFKSIMNLI from the coding sequence ATGAAATTAAAAGTTTTAGTTGTAGATGATGAGCTTCCAGCAAGGGAAGAAATAAAATACTTATTAGAAAAATATGATGATATAGAAATAATCTATGAAGCAAATAATGGAATTATAGCATTTGATTTAATACAAAAATTTGAACCAGATATTATATTTTTAGATATTAACATGCCAAAAATTTCTGGTATAGAATTAGCAGATAAAATTATAAATACGAATAATATTAAGACTCCTTTAATAGTTTTTATTACTGCATATGATGAATATGCAATTAAAGCATTTGAATTAAATGCAATAGACTATTTATTAAAACCTATTGGAGAAAATAGGCTAGAAAAAACGCTAAAGAAAATAAAGAAAAATTTAAAATTAAATGATAAAAAAATGCAACAAAATATTGATACGATTGTAAATCAATTACAAAATAAAAAACAATCAGATAGTATTAAATTAACATTATATAAAGATGGAGCTTTTTATCCTATATCAACTAAGAATATTATATTTTCTACTGTTGAGGATAAAAATACAGTTATTATAACAACAAAAGGTAAGTTTATATATCATGATTCACTTTCACATTTAGAAAGAAATATAAATAAGAATAATTTTTTTAGATCTCATAGATCTTTTGTTATAAATGTTGATTATATCGAAAAAATAGAACCTTGGTTCAATAATACTTATAATGTTAAGTTAAAAGGATATAATGAAAACATACCAGTTAGTAGAGGTCAAGTGAAACAATTTAAATCGATAATGAATCTCATTTAA
- a CDS encoding carbon starvation CstA family protein produces MVSFLSSIVILILGYFAYGVFVEKVFGADENRKTPAITMEDGVDFMPLSWPRIFLIQFLNIAGLGPIFGAIMGALFGPAAFIWIVLGSIFAGGVHDYFSGMLSVRHEGKSISEIVGIYLGENARKIMRVFSVVLLVLVGTVFMTGPAQLLANLKFAGLGSLNIWLAIIIVYYFLATILPVDKIIAKVYPLFGAALLIMAIGIGSMLFIKGYNIPEVTLNNFHPSGLSLWPMLFVTIACGAISGFHATQSPMMARCLPNEKYGRKVFYGSMIAEGIIALIWAAAAMTFFDGGVVGLNDALVNGGGTAGVVNTISTSLLGKVGGILAMLGVIAAPITSGDTAFRSARLVIADAIDYKQSKTKSRLLVAIPLFIVGFLLTRIDFTIIWRYFAWSNQTLAMIVLWATAAYLIVSDKNHWIATIPGTFMTAVSVTYILQAPEGFKLPQTISCPVGIIAAIIVLAGFLYKFKWSVKTSINRI; encoded by the coding sequence ATGGTATCATTTTTAAGTTCAATAGTAATTTTAATTTTAGGATATTTTGCTTATGGAGTCTTTGTGGAAAAGGTTTTCGGAGCAGATGAGAATAGAAAAACACCTGCTATTACTATGGAAGATGGAGTAGACTTTATGCCTTTAAGCTGGCCTAGAATATTTCTTATTCAATTTCTAAATATAGCAGGATTAGGACCAATTTTTGGGGCTATTATGGGAGCTTTATTTGGTCCAGCAGCATTTATATGGATTGTTTTAGGTAGTATTTTTGCTGGAGGAGTTCATGACTATTTTTCAGGTATGCTATCTGTAAGACATGAAGGTAAAAGTATTTCAGAAATAGTAGGTATTTATCTTGGAGAAAATGCTAGAAAAATTATGAGAGTATTTTCAGTTGTGTTACTTGTATTAGTTGGTACTGTTTTTATGACAGGACCTGCACAACTATTAGCTAATTTAAAATTTGCTGGACTTGGTAGCTTGAATATTTGGTTAGCGATTATTATAGTATACTACTTTTTAGCTACTATATTGCCAGTAGATAAAATTATAGCTAAGGTATATCCTTTATTTGGAGCTGCTCTTCTTATAATGGCTATAGGAATTGGATCTATGTTATTTATAAAAGGATATAATATACCTGAAGTTACTCTAAATAATTTTCATCCTTCTGGATTATCATTATGGCCTATGCTTTTTGTAACAATAGCATGTGGAGCAATAAGTGGATTTCATGCAACTCAATCACCAATGATGGCTAGATGTTTGCCAAATGAAAAATATGGAAGAAAAGTTTTTTATGGTTCTATGATAGCAGAAGGAATAATAGCCCTTATATGGGCAGCGGCTGCAATGACATTCTTTGATGGTGGTGTAGTTGGTTTAAATGATGCTTTAGTTAATGGAGGAGGAACTGCAGGTGTTGTAAATACAATATCTACTTCACTTTTAGGTAAAGTAGGAGGTATACTTGCTATGCTTGGAGTAATAGCAGCCCCTATTACATCAGGAGATACTGCTTTTAGAAGTGCAAGACTTGTAATAGCTGATGCAATAGATTATAAACAATCTAAAACAAAATCTAGGTTATTAGTAGCTATTCCTTTATTTATTGTAGGATTTTTGCTTACAAGAATAGATTTCACTATAATTTGGAGATACTTTGCTTGGTCAAATCAAACACTTGCAATGATAGTGTTATGGGCTACAGCAGCTTATTTAATAGTGAGTGATAAGAATCATTGGATTGCTACAATTCCAGGAACTTTTATGACGGCAGTAAGTGTTACTTATATATTACAAGCTCCAGAAGGATTTAAATTACCACAGACAATTTCATGTCCTGTAGGAATTATTGCAGCAATAATAGTCCTTGCTGGATTTTTATATAAATTCAAATGGTCAGTAAAAACTAGTATAAATAGAATATAA
- a CDS encoding TIGR01212 family radical SAM protein (This family includes YhcC from E. coli K-12, an uncharacterized radical SAM protein.): protein MDENKYYRVYSQFLRNKYGEKVYKLPINIETTCPNRDGCVGTGGCIFCGEVGTGFESLSNSISVKQQLEKNKEYISKRYKAKKFIAYFQNFTNTYMEFEKFKYLVEQSAIEDVVEVSISTRPDSISDKYLEFLKEFSERKGINITIELGLQTVNYHTLKKINRGHTLAELIDSVIRIKKYGFRICVHFILNLPWDDNVDVIENAKIISSLEIDQVKIHSLYIVENTVLGDMYKQNKINIISKDEYINRVILFLKYLKEDIVVERLIGRAPKEDTLFVNWGTSWWKIKEEILQKMIDNEITQGEKCDYLNGKALNKFR, encoded by the coding sequence ATGGATGAAAATAAATATTATAGAGTATACTCTCAATTTTTAAGAAATAAGTATGGAGAAAAAGTATATAAACTTCCTATAAATATAGAAACAACTTGTCCTAATAGAGATGGCTGTGTTGGAACAGGCGGATGTATTTTTTGTGGAGAAGTTGGAACTGGATTTGAGTCATTATCTAATTCTATTTCTGTAAAACAACAATTAGAAAAGAATAAAGAATATATATCAAAAAGATATAAAGCTAAGAAATTTATAGCGTATTTTCAAAATTTCACCAATACCTATATGGAGTTTGAAAAGTTTAAGTATCTAGTAGAACAATCTGCTATAGAAGATGTAGTAGAAGTTTCAATATCTACAAGACCAGATTCTATATCAGATAAGTATTTAGAATTCTTAAAAGAATTTAGTGAAAGAAAAGGTATAAATATAACAATAGAATTAGGGCTTCAAACAGTAAATTATCATACTTTAAAGAAGATAAATAGAGGACACACCTTGGCAGAACTTATTGATAGTGTAATTAGAATAAAAAAATATGGTTTTAGAATATGTGTACATTTTATATTAAATCTTCCTTGGGATGATAATGTTGATGTAATTGAAAATGCTAAAATTATATCATCACTTGAAATAGATCAAGTAAAAATACATTCGCTTTATATTGTTGAAAATACTGTATTAGGAGATATGTATAAACAAAATAAAATAAACATTATATCTAAAGATGAATATATAAATCGTGTAATATTATTTTTAAAATATTTAAAAGAGGATATTGTAGTAGAAAGATTAATAGGAAGAGCGCCAAAGGAAGATACTCTTTTTGTAAATTGGGGTACCAGCTGGTGGAAGATAAAAGAAGAAATATTACAAAAAATGATAGATAATGAAATAACACAAGGAGAAAAATGTGATTATTTAAATGGGAAAGCTTTAAATAAATTTAGATAA
- a CDS encoding DUF1540 domain-containing protein, giving the protein MSVEKTNSHLPGVKCSVNTCYYHAEGNYCNAEKIQIKPMNAQSVQETDCGTFEKK; this is encoded by the coding sequence ATGTCTGTTGAAAAAACAAATTCACATCTTCCTGGAGTAAAATGTAGTGTTAACACATGTTATTATCATGCTGAAGGTAACTATTGTAATGCTGAAAAAATACAAATAAAACCAATGAATGCTCAAAGTGTACAAGAAACTGATTGTGGCACTTTTGAAAAAAAATAG
- a CDS encoding pseudouridine synthase, translated as MSKKERIDKILANLGYGSRKDIKKNIKSGMVKVNNEVIKNNSIKIDPYKENIKFKNKKINYRKFIYLMLNKPSGVISATEDNHSKTVIDLIDDEYKAFNPFPVGRLDKDTEGLLILTNDGDLAHKLLSPKKHVDKKYYVKVEGYLDENDKTAFKEGLDIGEKNITLPAELDIKKSNEISECYVIIREGKFHQIKRMFISLGKKVIYLKRISMGNVELDSNLKLGEYRELTSKEIDILNR; from the coding sequence TTGTCTAAAAAGGAAAGAATAGATAAAATCTTAGCTAATCTAGGATATGGTTCCAGAAAAGATATAAAGAAAAACATTAAATCTGGAATGGTAAAGGTAAATAATGAAGTTATAAAAAATAATTCTATCAAAATAGACCCTTATAAAGAAAATATAAAATTTAAAAACAAAAAAATTAATTATAGAAAATTTATATATTTAATGTTAAATAAACCATCAGGTGTTATATCAGCTACAGAAGATAATCATAGTAAAACTGTAATAGATTTAATAGATGATGAATATAAAGCTTTTAATCCATTTCCGGTGGGAAGGTTAGATAAAGATACAGAAGGTTTATTAATACTTACAAATGATGGTGATCTTGCTCATAAATTATTATCTCCTAAAAAACATGTAGACAAGAAATACTATGTTAAGGTAGAAGGATATCTTGATGAAAATGATAAAACAGCTTTTAAAGAAGGATTAGATATTGGAGAAAAAAATATTACATTGCCTGCTGAACTAGACATAAAAAAATCTAATGAAATATCTGAATGCTATGTTATAATAAGAGAGGGTAAGTTTCATCAAATAAAAAGAATGTTTATTTCTTTAGGTAAAAAAGTTATATATTTGAAAAGGATATCAATGGGAAATGTGGAGTTAGATTCAAATTTAAAATTAGGCGAATATAGAGAATTAACTAGTAAAGAGATAGATATTTTAAATAGATAG
- a CDS encoding DUF6648 family protein, which produces MICDKQESKFEKFFKHRDSLIMQFKIGDISKREYIMANVNFIEKLNIKPFKKIDSFEKGMYNYQYYNMLAKYYYMEAKNLKDKGEPLKYYQSFLDEGYFYYGEKDKSTLKLLKFLKFENMEAYYIKVNSDSLQGRLYEIHLKNYNKAILHSKSFKILDILKKEKVFIANSRKSLIDEYVNVKY; this is translated from the coding sequence ATGATTTGTGATAAACAAGAAAGTAAATTTGAGAAATTTTTTAAACATAGAGATTCTTTAATAATGCAGTTTAAAATAGGAGATATTTCTAAAAGGGAATATATAATGGCCAATGTGAATTTTATAGAAAAATTAAATATAAAACCATTTAAAAAAATTGATAGTTTTGAAAAAGGAATGTATAATTATCAATATTATAATATGTTGGCAAAATATTACTATATGGAAGCAAAAAATTTAAAAGATAAAGGTGAACCATTAAAATATTATCAATCTTTTTTAGATGAAGGTTATTTTTATTATGGTGAAAAAGATAAATCAACTTTAAAGTTACTTAAATTTTTAAAATTTGAAAATATGGAAGCATATTATATAAAAGTTAATTCAGATAGTCTTCAAGGAAGATTATATGAAATTCATTTAAAAAATTATAATAAAGCTATACTTCACTCTAAAAGTTTTAAAATATTAGATATATTAAAAAAGGAAAAAGTATTTATAGCTAATAGTAGGAAATCATTAATAGATGAATATGTAAATGTAAAATATTAA
- a CDS encoding endolytic transglycosylase MltG — protein MKNFFEKLKDFIYDYIDFITVILVIILIGAIIFWRLDILFTDTEVDNPSNENDTNIEEPKEESNPNDEKEDEKNNSDENEENQKDESEEDSTDEEEVSSNDVEINIETGSSSESIADTLLDNNIIDDKEEFLLRLSDLGLETKLRPGTFVLKQNDNIDTIIKTLANQI, from the coding sequence ATGAAAAACTTTTTTGAAAAACTAAAAGACTTTATATATGACTACATAGATTTTATAACAGTTATTTTAGTTATAATATTAATAGGAGCTATTATTTTTTGGAGATTAGATATATTATTTACAGATACTGAAGTAGATAACCCTAGTAATGAAAATGATACCAATATAGAAGAACCTAAAGAAGAAAGTAATCCTAATGATGAAAAAGAAGATGAGAAAAACAATAGTGATGAAAATGAAGAAAACCAAAAAGATGAAAGTGAAGAGGACTCAACAGATGAAGAAGAAGTATCTTCTAATGATGTAGAAATCAATATAGAAACTGGATCATCATCAGAAAGTATTGCTGATACATTATTAGATAACAATATAATTGATGATAAAGAAGAGTTTTTACTTCGTTTATCAGATCTTGGCCTAGAAACTAAATTAAGACCTGGAACTTTTGTATTAAAGCAAAATGATAATATAGATACTATAATTAAAACTCTTGCAAATCAAATTTAA
- a CDS encoding RluA family pseudouridine synthase, whose protein sequence is MIKIKISENESGQRIDRFLIKYMDKAPKGFIQKMIRKKRIKLNSKRAYPDDIININDELKLYMSMETINKFRSDYEEIKSNIKLNVIYEDDNIILIYKKKGDISHSHLDDKESISNALIKYLIDKKEYNPELEKTFTPAISNRLDRNTSGIIIGTKNYNALKNINKAIRNRNIDKYYKALVYGKVEKEMLLENYIIKNSRNNMVEITDKNASNAKRIETRIKPLVFNDEYTLLEVELITGRTHQIRAHLNFINHPIVGDKKYTNKNINKNIKLNSQFLVSYKIKFNNLDSGLEYLNGKSFEIPLEYKYDEILKNIF, encoded by the coding sequence ATGATAAAAATAAAAATTTCAGAAAATGAATCTGGACAAAGAATAGATAGGTTTTTAATTAAATATATGGATAAAGCACCAAAGGGATTTATTCAAAAAATGATAAGAAAAAAAAGAATTAAGCTAAATTCTAAAAGAGCATATCCGGATGATATTATAAATATAAATGATGAACTAAAATTATACATGTCTATGGAAACAATTAATAAATTTAGAAGTGATTATGAAGAAATAAAATCAAACATAAAATTAAATGTAATATATGAAGATGACAATATAATATTAATATATAAAAAGAAAGGTGACATTTCTCATTCACATTTAGATGATAAAGAAAGTATATCAAATGCATTAATTAAATATCTTATTGATAAAAAAGAATATAATCCTGAACTAGAAAAAACTTTCACTCCGGCAATATCAAATAGATTAGATAGAAATACATCAGGAATAATAATTGGAACTAAAAATTATAATGCACTTAAAAATATTAATAAAGCTATTAGAAATAGAAATATTGATAAATATTATAAAGCTTTAGTGTATGGTAAGGTAGAAAAAGAAATGTTATTAGAAAATTATATTATAAAGAATAGTAGAAATAATATGGTTGAAATAACTGATAAAAATGCTTCTAATGCTAAAAGGATTGAAACTAGAATAAAACCATTAGTGTTTAATGATGAATATACTCTATTAGAAGTTGAATTAATTACAGGAAGAACTCATCAAATACGAGCACATTTAAATTTTATTAATCATCCTATAGTAGGAGATAAAAAATATACAAATAAAAATATAAATAAAAATATAAAATTAAATTCACAATTTTTAGTATCATATAAAATTAAATTTAATAATTTAGATAGTGGGTTAGAATATTTAAATGGTAAATCTTTTGAGATACCATTAGAATATAAATATGATGAGATACTAAAAAACATTTTTTAG